The DNA window CCAtactgccacctactggccAGTTCTGAAAGCTTCAGGCACCCACTGAAGTCTAAGCGGCCATCGCTAAACTATTAGCTCACCTGAGCTAATGTTAATACCAGACGTAGCAGTTGGATTAGCTTTGTGTTCTGCCAACTGATTGGACAGCTAGTTGTCCAGTCTCAAATCTGATTGGACGGTGTCTTCGTAAAGGATCCAGTCCTCAGGCTGGCAGCCGGGTGGTTGTCCTATCCTACATCTGATTGGACGGTGGGACGCCGCTCTGTTGGATCTGATTGGAGCGTGGTGTATCCCGTCTTCAGTCGGACGTACTGGCGCCGCTCCCCGCCGGAGGATCCCCCTTGATCGCCCTCTGGTGGCCGTGGGCAGGACGGCGACGCTGTGACTGCAGCTGGTGCTCCATCTGTctctggaggagcaggagcaggaggaggcgcagcaggggaggaggagcaggaggaggcccAGCCGCTGAGGTCCAGGCTGGGCAGCGAGCAGTAGCCGGAGGGGCGGGGGAGCACCACGGTGTGGAGGGCGGGCGGCTGCAGCGTGTAGGCTGGCGGGCGGTCCGTCGGTAGGGGGGGTCGTGCCCCCCCGCGCCCCTCGCCGGAGGACGCACTCTGCCAGGACGGAGCCAGCGCTGGCGAGCGGTCGTCTTCGTCGCCGGGATCACGAGCGATGAGGGCACAGAGGGCCAGGTCGGCGGGGTTGTTGGCGTCGTCGGGGTCGTCGTCGGGGTCGTCGTCGTCCGACGGGGCAGCGCCCTCCATGGGCACAGACATCTGCAGGGTGGCCACGTACCCGCCGGGCATCGAGGACAGCGAGGACAGGAAGGACACGGCCGAGACGGGCGAGAGCGAGGACGAGAGCGAGgacgagagcgagagcgagagagaggacggCGATGACGAACACGGGGACGCGAGCTCCGAGGACGGCGATCCGCAGCTGCTGACCGCGTCGTCGTGGTCCGGTGGCCGAGGGTGCTGTAGGGACTGCGAGCTGGACGGGCCGGACTCCTTGCGGAAGAAGATGTAGGGCCCGTTGAAGCTCATGCCGGAGCTGTCCAGCGGGCCAGAGCCAGCAGAGCGCCCCCCGGTGGTGGAGCCGGTCTGGTACGTCACCAGCTGGAGGGAGTCTCGGTCACCGTCCTCGTCATCGGCGCAAGGCCACAGACGCTCCTTGCAGGAactacaacacaaacacaaacacacacactcatactctcagCCACTgaccacaagtgtgtgtgtgtgtgtgtgtgtttgtgtgcgtgtgtctatgtgtgtgtgtgtgtgtgtgtgtgtgtgcgtgtgtctatgtacagtatttacgtgtgtgtgtgtctgtgtgtgtgtgtgtgtgtgtgttgccgtaCATTGCAGTTATCATTTTGTTTTAGGAAATGATCAAAGATAAGCTGTTGAATAAAACAAGCATACAGTACGTTTATCACTGTAATAGTCTACACCAGTCCCACCATCCACGCTCTGGGCTGTGGGCCACTTCAACTGCTCTCtcttcaactcaactcaactggaCTGGACTtggctggactggactggactggactggactggactggacgactcgattcgattcgattcgattcgattcaattcaactcaactcaactcaactcaactctcaactcgactcgactcgactggactggactggactggactggactggactggactggactggacgactcgattcaattcaattcaattcaactgaactgaattggATTGGGTGGAGGCTACCTAGTCCTCTGCTTGCGATGTGTGATGTGGCATGATACAGCAGCTGCAGTGCTCACCTGAGTCGGGAGTGAGTGTCCTCTTGGTCCTGGATGGTGCACATGGACACCTTCTCCTTCTCACTGACCACGTACAGCCAGTCACTGGCTTTCctctgaggcagagagagagagagaggcgacaTCTTAcaaagaatagaagaatagaatagaatagaatagaatatatacttttttgatcccgtgagggaaattcagttctctgcatttaacccaatttaaccgaattagtgaacacacagcacacagtgaacacacagtgaggtgaatcacacaacccagagcagtgagctgcctgcccaaccagcggcgctcggggagcagtgaggggttaggtgccttgctcaagggcacttcagccatggtggactggtcggggatcgaaccggcaaccctccggttacaagcccggtgcgctaaccagtacaccacggctgccccgcaAAGGAATCAACCTGTCCAGCTATCAATAGGGATTTGCTGAGCTTGGCTTTTGAAACTGCGACACTTCtacaaggaggttatgttttcatcgggggccggcgtctgtttgtctgtttgtttgtctgtctgtctgtttgtctgtttgttagcaagataactcagaaagtaatggatgaatttcgctgaaattttcagcgaatgtcaggcatTACCCGAGGAAGACACTATAACagtttgggagtgatccgtaattccgtcgggattcagCACTGTGCAGCGTCTGACGCCACCCCTTTCTCACCTTAATCACTTCTGACAAAACGTTGCTGTGTGTCGGAGATGGAATGGACCGCTTCCAGTCATGTATTCTCCTGtagggagaaacacacacacacacacttggtttatcatcaaaacaaatgtatttgtgtatttatgaGTATATTTAGCTATAATGTATAATGAACATGCATTGAATGCTAAGTGTGTGCTTCACTGGTGTGGATAATAGAGTTGTGAGTATATTTAGTTATACTCCATAATTAACACTGAATGCTGCTTCACCAGTACGGATAATGGAGTTGAATGCTGAGTGAGTGGATAATGGAGTTGATAAGTGAGTGGATGATGGAGTTGACTGCTGAGTGGATAATGGAGTTGAATGCTGAGTGAGTGGATAATGGAGTTGACTGCTGAGTGGATAATGGAGTTGAATGCTGAGTGAGTGGATAATGGAGTTGAATGCTGAGTGAGTAGATAATGGAGTTGAATGCTGAGTGAGTGGATAATGGAGTTGAATGCTGAGTGTGTGGATAATGGAGTTGAATGCTGAGTGTGTGGATAATGGAGTTGAATGCTGAGTGTGTGGATAATGGAGTTGAATGCTGAGTGTGTGGATAATGGAGTTGGATGCTGAGTGAGTGGGATGATGGAGTTGGATGCTGAGTGTGTGGATAATGGAGTTGAGCGTAATTACTTTTGGCACTTGGGCAGCGTGACCACCATGAAGGTGAAGAtgagcaccaccaccactgccaccatGATATACAAGATGGTGGCCAGAGAAACACCAGCTgcaaacacaagacacacacacacacacacacacacacacacacacatttgaaactTGCATGCACATTTACAGAAAGTAGCCTAAACTTAGGTTGCTGGATCAAAGCAAAGTCACAGCAGTGACAACAAAAAAGTCTGTACACCAGTAGCTCCCTaagatgtatttgtgtgtgtgtgtgtgtgtttgggcatgtgtgtgtgtgtgtgtgtgtgtgtgtgtgtgagtgtgtgtgtgtgtgtggtaacacATTGTCTGGTCTGTAGTGATCTTTCTACAAGACACGACTTGTTGAGGTTTTCTACTTTGTGGAAAGAGCCAACACACAAGGCCACTACTTCAAATATTATTCTTCTCACCCCAACTCTGAATAGATAGTCTTTCACTTTAGCATATGCTCACTTCTGCAGCCCTTCCCTTTATTACTCgtcaaggtcaaaggtgagaGAGCAAAGGTCAGGTACCTGGAGGTGTTGTCCATTCCACAGTTATGGACCAGGCAGAGGGTTTTCCGTCATAGGTGCCTGATTGGTCCAGCAGGGTTTGGATCCTGGCGACGTAAGTGGTGTCGGGGAGCAGCTGGTTTGGGGAGAAGGTAGTGGACGTGGAGCACAGGGAGATGGGCGGCTTCCACTCCTCACTCTCCTGCAGCCCAGGGGCATCATGGGAGTTAGGAACACGCATGATCGACCGCCCATTACAGACACTTCTTAAGActctcaatcaatcaatcagtcaatcaatcaatcaatcagactTCTTAAGACTCCGCAATCCACACACCATCATCTCTACAGTGgcatatcaatcaatcaatcaatcaatcgatcaatctgtcaatcaatcaatcaatcaatcaatcagactTCTTACGACTCCGCAATCCACCAACTGTCATCTCTACAGTGgcatatcaatcaatcaatcaatcaatcagactTCTTAAGACTCCGCAATCCACACACCGTCATCTCTACCTTAGCacctcaatcaatcaatcaatcaatcaatcaatcaatcaatcaattagacTTCTAACGACTCCGCAATCCACAGGGTGCTCTTGCTGGTTCAGACTCTCACCTTGGGTTTGTAGCGTAGCTGGTAGCAGAGTTTGACGTTGGGCTGGACATTGGGTCGGTCCCAGCGCAGAACCCAGCTCTtgtccttctcctccacacgGAAGCGGGCCGGAGACGGAGGCTGGACTGGACAGAACCAGAACACACAAATCAGCACTCATCAGAATCAGAACCAGCTTTAGAACCAGAACCAGCTTTAGAATCAGAACCAGAATCAGCTTTAGAATCAGAACCAGCTTTAGAATCAGAACCAGAATCAGctttagaatcagaatcagctttagaATCAGAACCAGCTTTAGAATCAGAACCAGTTTCAGAATCAGAACCAGCTTTAGAATCAGAACCAGTTTCAGAATCAGAACCAGCTTTAGAATCAGAACCagtttcagaatcagaatcagctttagaATCAGAACCAGCTTTAGAATCAGAACCAGATTCAGAATCAGAACCAGAATCAGCTTTAGAATCAGAATCaactttattggccaggtttgcgtaaacaaacaacaaatttgACTCTTAATCTTTTCATTTCAATCTTAACAGACCAAGTGGGCTTCTTTTGACTATGTCGGGCAGGGGGAAAAAGCCTTAGGCGGGCAGATAAAATTTGggttgaacatttttttttctatgacAAAATTGTTGTCAGGCCTTTTTTTTGGCTGAAGAGGGCGGGTTTTCGGCTTCTTATGCCTTTAACTCAACCGGCCAGAGTgacagcaagtgagagagagagagagagagagagagagagagatgaggtgagaATGGGAGCAGGAAACAAACCCAGATCCCCTAGGACCCAGGGGCCAATTGCACAAAACACTGGAGTTAAGGTTTTCCATTAAAATCTGATCTTAAGGCCCACTTAAAATAAAATTGGTCAAGTATTCTCCTTATTCTCCTCATGTATTTAAGgttttctcctttctccttaAGGCACCTCTGACTCGACCTTAACCATATTATTATCTGAGTTAATGCTAATAAATCAAGTTAATTAACCACTCTTGCCATCTCTCCGCTAATATCATTAGACCTATGCACCTAATACTGATATTGTATGgtttatttaggcctagtgGTAACACACTCAAGTCAGATGTCCTACCTGTGAGCCTACCATGAGATTTGGCCTCCTTACCATACCATATAAGAAATTTTGTTTTGTGTAACACCTTTAAATAAATTCCTTACCTAAGGAGAAATTAAGCCTTAAGATTGATACTTGAGGGACAAAACTCAAAGTGCTTTGTGAAACCGGCCCCAGGACCTgaacagtgttgtgcacgttcacactcttcagtaactagttcaaagttcagttcacacacgtgcaaagtgaactgttcacgttcatagttcaccatttttaattttgaactagttcaaattcagttcatttgaatgaaaatctgtttctgacggaatataggctacagccacctgttgttctcatctaattgagaatttcttttaggtctatggcagataccgacgcctaataaatgcggccgcgcatttattaataattaataataaatgcgtcagctgtgcatgcctgacagcagaagagtgtagtttttacaccgggagtatggaggaggctgccttgctTCATTACCTGCtgcgatggaactgttcagtgacatactgtagggctctttgaacacgttatgcatccctctcatcactgacaagtgcagaatctttccgcgattgcattcagcagcggttctgtgtacaatgcatcatgcgtaacgtgatcatgggtaatgtaaggtagtgcaaagctgtagtttaggagtggcgcccgtgggcagtgagtgtgacaacgatatactgtttctaaattgccagcagatagtgtcactcgacttctcaggacaaaataaattccgtaacgtttaattggacatcaacagtgacgttcgtcgttcatttcccaaaatctgagcgaattcacgttcaaattcattatttacaaatgtgttgcgttcagttcagcgttcacagaaaaatgagcgtgttcaatgaacacgttcttttgaactcgttcatgcacaacactggacCTGAATGTGGTATGGGTGCTGCTGCCAGTTACgttacagcccccccccccccccccccccctcccccgctgtACGTTACGAGTGAGTGTGTTGCCCACTGACTGCAGCATTATGACATCATCTTAGAATTTAGCATTCAGAACTAATCTCACTCGGCCTGTTCTCCTGTTTCAACACTAGGTGGCAGCATTGGCTGAGACCAGAGACCTACACAGAGGCAGACGCGTCAcccgtgtgtttgtgggtgaaaaaaaagtgtgtttaaagagagagagagagagaggggaagtgatAGAGACAGGACAACAACAGGCAGTGCTTTGAGATGGAGTAAAGGAAAGACAGACATAGACTGTATGAGAGtctgataataaaaaaagaatgagaaaaacagacagagtaaGTGTacaagaaagagaaaacagGAGAGTAAAACAATAGAGAAAAATAGagtaagagtgaaagagaaagaaagaggaagtgagagagagatagagagatacacagagagagagagcgagagagagagaggcagggagatagaaagagagagagagagagaaagagagatattgtatctgtttgttttgtaatatgtcagctttggcaacactgcatatttgagtcatgccaataaagctcctttgagttggattgaattgagagagagagagagaaagagagagggagagagagagagagggagagagagagagagagagagagaacactcacTGTACTTCCAGGATTTGAAGGTTCTGGAGTGCTCTGTCGGGGTCAGCTCGACTCTTAAGTCCTGCGGGTCCGAGACGTTGAGCAAGCAACGGAATTCCAGCAGCGCAGCactggggtcagaggtcaacgaTGGGCTCGGACAGCACGGCACACTCCTGAGAAacagggaaggaggagagagtgtgttgagtgtgtgaacagaagaggaagagaatggggcacaaagaggaagtgaaaagaccaaaatagagagagagagagagggagagagagagagagggagagatagagcaagagaaaagagaaaaagagaagaatgaACGGATATCAAAACAGAGATATATGCTCATTGTAGACATCCTGAAAGGGAAACATCTGCAGTTTACTGCTGCGCACATGCCAATATAAATAACTCACGTGGTATTGGACAAGTGGTAACAGCTCAGGTGGTAGTCGAGGAACTGAGCATGCTCTCGCCTCAGCTTCCACCCACACGTTACCATGGAAACACTGTCAATCACACACTGGAACTCAGAGGGACCCAACTCTAAATAAAGCAGAATAAGACCAAAATAAACTAATTAATACAAATAATCaactacataaataaatgagatATTAAGTAATAAAGCAAGATTTatgaatatatttatataaaaaaaaaaaaagtagttaAAAAGTTATAAAATATATACAATTATATAGTTATAAATATAAATAGTcataaaatataaaatcataaaatataAAGTCATAAAGTAATAACAGTTATAAAGTTATAAAGTTATAAAATAATAAACTATTTTATAACTAATAAAGTTATAAAATAAAGTTATATAAAAGTTATAAAATTAGAGTTTTATAGTTATAAATGAATCAGTAAACTGAATAAGTCTGAATAAGTGCTGGTGGTCAGGTGTGTTTACTGTGAGGGCCCCTGTAGTGGGGCTCATTATCAGACGCACCGTCCTTAGTCTTCCACTCCACCAGGGGGCTCCACTGGCTCCACTGCCATGGACCCGCACGAGCTCGCACCTTGGCTTTATAATGTCGCCCGGGCAACAAGGTTTCCCCTTTGATGTGGTGCACAGTGTGATTGCTGTGGAGAGTCTgtggaaggggggagagagaaagagagagagagagagagagagagagagagagagagaggagagagtcaaCTTTATATAAATAGCACATTTAATGCAACAGAATTGATCCAAAGCGCTTCAGAccgcaaaagagagagagagagagagagatagagaggtagcgagagatggaggaagagagagagtgattgaaggagagggaggaagagagagagagtgattgagggagagagaggaagagagagattgattgaGGGAGATAGTCAGTCCACATCACAGGTGCCGCCCGCACAGTAGATTATCCTTCAtcagcccatcacacacacacacacacacacacacacacacacacacacacagacataccacatcacacaccccacaccatgCCACGcggccctctacacacacacacacacacacacacacacacacacacacacacacactacacacagcccTCTAAGAACTGGGACGCTTATCTCTCCCTGGAATCCACAACCGGGTCATTTACAATACTCCCTAACTGCAGAgaaatgacgtgtgtgtgtgtgtgtgtgtgtgtgtgtgtgtgtgtgtgtgtgtgtgtgtgtgtgtgtgtgtgtgtgtgtgtgagtgtgtgtgtgtgtgtgtgtgtgtgtgtgtgtgtgtgtgtgtgtgtgtgtgtgtgtgtgtgtgtgtgtgcgtgtgtatcttcAGAGAGTTTGATAAGGTGATAGATGTGGGTTTACAGAcatggataacacacacacacacacacacacacacacacacacacacacacacacacgcgcgcacacacacacacacacacacacacacacacacacacacacacacacacacacgcagacacacacacacacacacacacacacacacacacacacacaaacacacacacatacacatacacatacacatacacatacacacacaaacaaacacacacacacacacacacagagagacacacacaaacacacacacaacaggaaccATATGACTGGTGAATTCTaagacacatcagcacacagaaCTGGTGAATTTACAGTAACCAAGGTTCCCGGTAGGCCAAAAAGCAATGCATTTCCCCATACTCAGATAAGAAATCACAtgtgtactgtaatttcccaactattagccgcaacttagcgttgttttgtttccattaggccattgattaaattgacattgtttttattattgttcattattccatagttattgttattataattgattgaatgacttgtttatttactattctcctatttagtcattgtttattttcattagctttgcttatattgatattgtttactgtttatgttgctattctcttttGTCGACACTAGTCTGATTAACTGCTAAATTtaatcattgtattgtttttgtttgtatgtcgccttggacaaaggcgtctgctaagcaaccataaccataaccataaccataaccataacttatacattgattttgctaaatgtcttcaactatgaggttaatacacaggggcagtcaatatccctgctgaaaaaaacagcctgaccagctaaaggtggtttgctggttgaccagcttgttaaccagcttatttgaccaccctttgatggttaaccagctagaccagcaaaactctcgcgaaaacacaccttcagctggtttacccagcttatgatggtaaatcagctggttttgattgtcgtaccaccttaaactggtcattttagttggtgttgctggtctacattgctggtttttactggccacgccagcttatgttggttattctagaaaaccagcttgaccatctttgtccagcttgacaggctggtcaccagcatgaccatcttaaaccatttgtatcccaaacgacagacaggtcacaccagcacgaccagcttcctcagatggtcacgccggcatgtctagctggtggcctaaccagctacaccagcaaagaccagcaataataactgtgttttgggcaaagaccagcaaagaccagctaaaaccagctaccagcctaagctggtttcttgctgtttttttcagcagggatggtATTACTatgatttcatttcttttaaagtagggttcagaccaaagattcccaacgagacgagatgagacgagccgcgacgttctaaaaccttgtgACTGCGACTCCACATGTTTAaagctctgcgacggcttgcgacggcttgcaactctgtgcaacttctaattcacaccgctgcaactcagtctcgtcgcgtcgggaatctttggtgtgtaTTGGGCTTTACATGCACAAAacgctgtcctgcggcttatacaacaTGCGGCTATTACACAGGAAAGTGCTGTATGTACTGTGACATACGTAAACACACATCTGAATCTTACTGAAAGCTGTTTTCCACTGAAGAAAGCAGTATACTCAATAGTATACTAAATACTGatgatgatgtacagtatactcgATAGTAAACTAAAGGCTACATACAGTACCGTCACCATGTACAAATGGATAAAGGGGGGGAATATGGGAGTTGTAGTTTTTGAGAGCGCAGGCTATGTGCCATCACCACAAATGGATAATTGGGGGATATGGGAGTTGTAGTCTTTGAGAGCGCAGGCTACGTACAGTACCATCGCCATGTACAAATGGATAAAGAAGGGAATACGGGAGTTGTAGTCTTTGAGAGTGCAGGCTACGTACCATCACCATGTACAAATGGATAATTGGGGAATATGGGAGTTGTAGTCTTTGAGAGCGCAGGCTACGTACAGTACCATCGCCATGTACAAATGGATAAAGAAGGGAATATGGGAGTTGTAGTCTTTGAGAAGACAGGCTACGTACCATCACCATGTACAAATGGATAATTGGGGGATATGGGAGTTGTAGTCTTTGAGAGCGCAGGCTACGTACAGTACCGTCACCATGCACAAATGGATAAAGAAGGGAATATGGGAGTTGTAGTCTTTGAGAAGACAGGCTTACATACCGTCCAGTCCTGGCCAGCGGTTCCATAGGTCACCTGGTAgtggaggtcagaggtcaaatttGAAGAGCTGTCGTAGGGGCTGTGCCAGCTCAGCTGGTGGACGCCGTCCTGGGTCTTCACCGTGAGGTTCTCTGGGGTCATCACGTGCACTGTGCCAGAGATgggaaaggtcagaggtcatcagggcaaacagtggcgaacgttcgtggtgGACATGTTTTCTTcgaacagttaaatttgaacgatttggtgctaacattccattctatgGGTAACTGCATCGTAGCCttcgtccagttccactgtatgttcgtggAGAACTAcatcctcagactgtttgtgaTTGTTTGCAAACGCTCgccgaaaactcaaggctaatggAAATctgttcgcaaacgttcgcctatgtttgcaaATCACAAGTCACTTTGTTGtccttgttgtttgtttattgtctaTCTTTTTGTTGTCCTATGTGTTTGTCTAATCTAGTCATTTTAGCTTGGTTTTgttcagcactttggtcagctgtattgttgttttttaaagtgctctataaataaacgtgacttgacttgacttgacgtaactatTCATTTAACACACTTACATAGAGACATAACATTCATAACAATTCATTTaactcacctacagtacatacatgtatactgtaCCTTCAGAGACATAACATCTAACTATTCATTTAACACACCTACATATATTATTAGAGATATAACATCTATAACTATTAATTTAACTCACCTACATATACTATTAGAGACACAACATCTAACTATTCATTTAACACGCCTACATATATTATCAGAGACATAACATCTACAACTATTCATTTAACtcagttacatacagtatgtcttcattTTGGCCAATGCCATTTAAAGGAAAATTCCGGCGATTTAAAAAAGTGTAACTGACGTAAATGAATGGACCTCAACAGGATTGCTATCAGTGGTTTCAGAGAAGCTTGAGGTGGGTTggctgtgtatgcgtgtggttGCAGCCTCCAGATGAAGGAGATGGAGGCCTGATGTGGACACGCCAGCATCAACACGCGCGTGGGCTTCTTCTCATCTTGACCTTCATGCTGGACTTGAGATTGGGGGTGTGGCTAGTCTGTCTACATCATTAATTCTACAGTACCTTTGATTTCGAAGTTCGAGATTGTGATGCCAATTTCGATCGATTTTCAACGTAAAAACCGAAATTGTGAGTGACACCACTTTTACAGCCTCCCTAATTCTGTAAGGCCCGCAGCTGTAAAATTCCATCACCTTtacccaccccctcccacctccaacacacacacacagacacacacacacacacacacacacacacacacagacacacacacacatacacatatgcacaaatacacaatatacacatacacaaggacatgcacacacacacgcacacacacacacacacacacaggtgggcacTACTTACCATGTTGGAACAGGTTGGTGGTGAGATTTGTGGGTTTGGCGACGTGGTGATGGCTGTGGAAGAAGAATTTGTACTTCCTGCCGATGGTATAGCTGATATCACTgccatcatacacacacgtcacttTCACCTCACCATCAGACACGGCTCTCCGCTCAGTGACCACACACGgggatctgagagagagagagagagagagagagagagggagagagagagagagagagagagagatgaatgaagaaagaggaaaagatggTGAGTTACAAAGTGTCTGTAGTCATACAGCGTCAACGCTGAAAACAGTGAGGAACACTGACAATACCATTAGTgttgaacacagcacacagcactgacaAATACAGCACTGACAATCCCATATTAGTGCTGAACAGGGACTGACAATCCCATATTAGTGCTGAACACAGCACTGACAATCCCATATTAGTGTTGAACACAGCAATGACAATACCATACTAGTgttgaacacagcacacagcactgacaatcccatattagtgttgaacacagcacacagcactgacaATACCATATTAGTGTTGAACACAGCATACAACACATAGTACACAGTACCCAATGGCCTCCTATAGTACACAGTACCCTATGGCATCCTACTGTATAGTACACAGTACCCTATGGCATCCTACTGTATAGTACACAGTACCCTATGGCCTTTTACTGTAGACAGTACACAGTACCCTATGGCCTTTTACTGTAGACAGTACACAGTACCCTATGGCATCCATGTTGAACACAGTGAGGAAGACGATCACAATCCAACACCAGACTTGTATCAGCCACATAGCTGCCAACTTTCACACACTGCCAGTGAGATTCATTCATTTGATTGGCTCCACAcgctctcaacacacaccaatcaaacgcgtgagagttggcagctaTGCAGTGCCTGTGTCACCGCAATACAGTTCTAATTCCCCATGAAATGAACATCTCCATTTCTCTAGAAATCCCACACACATCGCGCAGCACAGCTGAGTCAGCGCGGAGGCTCCGGGCCGCCTCTGGCAGAGTGTTGGCCC is part of the Sardina pilchardus chromosome 22, fSarPil1.1, whole genome shotgun sequence genome and encodes:
- the csf2rb gene encoding cytokine receptor common subunit beta, translated to MHLSWAVCLLRLPLLVLALENPACQTPHTAPNRTLECYNDYFNDDNVRVPRDYAHNISCSWTQCHSNRTLALSYENGSPCVVTERRAVSDGEVKVTCVYDGSDISYTIGRKYKFFFHSHHHVAKPTNLTTNLFQHVHVMTPENLTVKTQDGVHQLSWHSPYDSSSNLTSDLHYQVTYGTAGQDWTTLHSNHTVHHIKGETLLPGRHYKAKVRARAGPWQWSQWSPLVEWKTKDELGPSEFQCVIDSVSMVTCGWKLRREHAQFLDYHLSCYHLSNTTSVPCCPSPSLTSDPSAALLEFRCLLNVSDPQDLRVELTPTEHSRTFKSWKYIQPPSPARFRVEEKDKSWVLRWDRPNVQPNVKLCYQLRYKPKESEEWKPPISLCSTSTTFSPNQLLPDTTYVARIQTLLDQSGTYDGKPSAWSITVEWTTPPAGVSLATILYIMVAVVVVLIFTFMVVTLPKCQKRIHDWKRSIPSPTHSNVLSEVIKRKASDWLYVVSEKEKVSMCTIQDQEDTHSRLSSCKERLWPCADDEDGDRDSLQLVTYQTGSTTGGRSAGSGPLDSSGMSFNGPYIFFRKESGPSSSQSLQHPRPPDHDDAVSSCGSPSSELASPCSSSPSSLSLSLSSSLSSSLSPVSAVSFLSSLSSMPGGYVATLQMSVPMEGAAPSDDDDPDDDPDDANNPADLALCALIARDPGDEDDRSPALAPSWQSASSGEGRGGARPPLPTDRPPAYTLQPPALHTVVLPRPSGYCSLPSLDLSGWASSCSSSPAAPPPAPAPPETDGAPAAVTASPSCPRPPEGDQGGSSGGERRQYVRLKTGYTTLQSDPTERRPTVQSDVG